Proteins encoded by one window of Bacteroidota bacterium:
- the cmr1 gene encoding type III-B CRISPR module RAMP protein Cmr1, producing the protein MRHKPSIKPPENWDPPITAKPWTLQLKVITPLFGGGYKAREVDPICVIRPAAIRGHLRFWWRATAGAGYSSPKDLFEAEEKIWGSAEKPGQVALQIRLSEPGKPIKCAEYKWNTVKNRYPAIPKFVEGWPPYALQPFQGKATKTAVVEQPAFARVDVEFELSISVDSTALHQIESAIAAWIAYGGIGARSRRGCGTLGFSKSDGPKVTSLISRSPNAIVALDKSQYVAGVETSDPIAAWRMAVETYWAFRQKPGFAREPASGSPPTPGRSRWPEPDSIRRMYGNASTGHEPSHLVNRGFPRADLGLPIIFHFKDYDDRKKPSEKNDPPDTTLEGPRDGLSRMASPVITKAMPTSQGRYRPILLVLNTIHVWHLGNLRLSGSAKGAVTTNDIDLSGDDRAKVYPLHEFSDRPIREALLDFTAKQWKSKVEVI; encoded by the coding sequence ATGCGACACAAACCGAGTATTAAGCCTCCTGAGAATTGGGACCCTCCCATCACAGCAAAACCGTGGACACTTCAGCTCAAAGTCATCACGCCACTTTTCGGTGGCGGATACAAAGCGCGAGAGGTTGATCCAATCTGTGTTATTCGACCGGCAGCGATTCGAGGTCACTTGCGCTTTTGGTGGAGAGCAACTGCCGGAGCAGGCTACTCTTCACCGAAAGACTTGTTTGAGGCCGAAGAAAAGATATGGGGAAGCGCGGAGAAGCCGGGACAAGTTGCACTTCAAATACGACTCTCAGAACCCGGAAAGCCGATCAAATGTGCAGAATACAAGTGGAATACAGTAAAGAATAGATATCCAGCCATACCCAAGTTTGTTGAAGGCTGGCCCCCGTATGCATTGCAGCCGTTTCAAGGGAAAGCAACAAAGACAGCGGTTGTTGAGCAACCTGCTTTCGCACGCGTTGATGTTGAGTTCGAACTTTCGATATCCGTTGACTCGACGGCATTGCATCAGATTGAATCTGCAATCGCTGCCTGGATCGCATACGGTGGAATTGGCGCGCGATCAAGAAGAGGGTGTGGGACTCTTGGCTTTTCAAAATCAGACGGACCTAAGGTGACCTCTTTGATTTCAAGGAGCCCTAACGCCATAGTAGCGCTCGACAAATCCCAGTATGTTGCCGGAGTCGAAACCTCAGATCCAATAGCCGCGTGGAGAATGGCGGTAGAGACTTACTGGGCATTCCGGCAGAAGCCAGGTTTCGCGCGTGAACCAGCGAGCGGCAGCCCGCCGACACCGGGTCGGTCGAGATGGCCTGAGCCGGACTCAATACGCCGCATGTATGGCAACGCGTCTACGGGGCATGAACCTTCCCATCTAGTGAACCGAGGTTTCCCGCGTGCGGACCTTGGTCTGCCAATAATCTTCCATTTCAAAGACTACGATGACAGGAAGAAACCATCAGAAAAGAATGATCCTCCCGATACAACCTTAGAAGGACCACGAGATGGATTGAGTCGAATGGCTTCCCCCGTGATAACCAAAGCCATGCCAACTTCCCAAGGGAGGTATCGCCCGATTCTCTTGGTGTTGAATACTATTCACGTTTGGCACCTAGGCAATCTGAGGCTCTCGGGAAGTGCTAAGGGCGCCGTTACCACGAACGACATTGACCTTTCAGGAGATGATCGGGCAAAGGTCTATCCACTTCACGAATTTTCTGATAGGCCAATACGAGAGGCTCTCCTTGACTTCACGGCCAAACAATGGAAATCGAAGGTGGAGGTTATATGA
- the cas10 gene encoding type III-B CRISPR-associated protein Cas10/Cmr2, whose product MTKHLLAISIGPVQDFIAASRRTADLYAGSQLLVNIAKTIANYIVENKHGTLIFPSKPKEDGPNKILAEITGGDPKSIAEACENVAVEYLRGNEKVPGVWSKVKGKIPKLDEPLANAQIESFLEFYAAWLPWDGDDATYDGVRRNLDRLLAGRKSLRDFKQPSTQAGRPKSPLDPSRDCALEVHGTDSVPFECRTDPLWLKARETLDALSLLKRVLGDKSTVHSTSYMAAEAILPLVRELALQDDQTELRTAINKLDELVRETPAGIDMGDLMFPNRLQEEVESLEEAQKKKNDTRRGEVLQLLKNPNIETWRKLILNVAKHLGHKGSECPPYYAILVADGDGMGALIGELKDIEKHRNFSKALSSFAKEAAAIVQKNSHGHLIYSGGDDVLALLPVNTVLQCAADLAKAFKKTLESDAYVKEAVDKMKNAGKKGGTLSVGIAVVHHMEPLLVSLEQARTTERAAKKEKPAMAIALHTRGGEPLTVVENWQERASIENWQSWVGAFRDELSRGFPYELRRLAREFSGTGLTAQALQAEAKRILKRKKGGIEDKTSESVATVESAIEGVKSPSDLEDLAKKLTIARFLATYPEVKS is encoded by the coding sequence ATGACCAAACACCTCCTCGCAATCTCCATCGGTCCGGTACAAGACTTCATTGCCGCATCGCGACGCACAGCAGACCTCTACGCTGGCTCTCAACTCCTCGTTAACATTGCGAAGACGATTGCCAACTACATCGTTGAGAACAAACACGGTACACTCATTTTCCCGTCAAAGCCGAAGGAGGACGGGCCAAACAAAATTCTCGCCGAAATCACAGGTGGTGATCCAAAATCAATAGCCGAAGCCTGCGAGAATGTAGCCGTCGAATACCTCCGAGGCAATGAGAAAGTCCCAGGTGTGTGGAGCAAGGTCAAAGGGAAAATTCCCAAACTGGACGAACCCCTGGCAAACGCTCAAATTGAATCCTTTCTTGAATTCTACGCCGCATGGCTTCCGTGGGATGGTGACGATGCTACCTATGACGGTGTGAGAAGAAACCTCGACCGGTTACTGGCCGGGCGGAAGTCACTTCGCGATTTCAAACAGCCAAGCACACAAGCTGGACGTCCGAAGAGTCCCTTGGATCCTTCACGTGACTGTGCTCTTGAGGTCCATGGGACCGATTCAGTGCCATTCGAATGTCGGACCGATCCGCTTTGGCTCAAGGCTCGCGAGACATTGGATGCGCTATCGCTTTTGAAGCGTGTACTCGGGGACAAGTCAACGGTACACTCAACGTCGTACATGGCAGCAGAAGCCATTCTGCCGCTCGTAAGAGAACTTGCACTTCAGGATGACCAAACCGAACTGCGAACGGCGATCAACAAGCTTGATGAACTAGTACGCGAAACACCAGCCGGGATTGACATGGGCGACTTGATGTTTCCAAATCGGCTACAAGAAGAGGTTGAGTCGCTCGAAGAAGCCCAGAAGAAAAAGAATGACACGCGTCGAGGTGAAGTTTTACAATTGCTGAAGAATCCAAATATTGAGACTTGGCGGAAACTCATACTCAATGTTGCCAAGCATCTTGGGCACAAGGGGTCAGAGTGTCCACCGTACTACGCCATCCTCGTCGCCGATGGTGACGGGATGGGCGCTCTCATCGGAGAGTTGAAGGACATTGAGAAGCATCGCAATTTTTCTAAAGCGCTTTCCAGTTTTGCCAAGGAAGCAGCCGCCATCGTGCAAAAGAATAGCCATGGGCACCTTATCTATTCCGGCGGCGATGATGTTCTCGCTCTGCTTCCTGTAAACACCGTCTTACAATGCGCAGCAGATTTGGCCAAGGCATTCAAGAAAACTCTGGAGAGCGATGCCTATGTCAAGGAAGCTGTTGATAAGATGAAGAATGCAGGAAAAAAAGGCGGCACACTCTCCGTTGGGATTGCTGTAGTGCATCACATGGAGCCGTTGCTTGTTTCTCTTGAGCAGGCGCGCACAACAGAAAGGGCCGCAAAGAAGGAGAAACCTGCAATGGCAATCGCGTTGCACACCCGCGGTGGCGAACCACTCACAGTAGTTGAAAACTGGCAAGAAAGAGCGAGCATTGAAAACTGGCAATCGTGGGTGGGTGCTTTCCGGGACGAATTATCAAGAGGCTTTCCTTATGAGCTTCGACGACTCGCGAGGGAATTCAGCGGCACGGGCTTGACTGCGCAAGCCCTTCAAGCTGAGGCGAAGCGAATTTTGAAGAGGAAAAAAGGAGGTATTGAAGATAAGACAAGTGAGTCAGTCGCAACAGTCGAGAGTGCGATTGAGGGCGTGAAATCTCCGTCTGACCTTGAAGATCTGGCAAAGAAACTGACGATTGCCCGGTTCCTTGCAACATACCCGGAGGTGAAATCATGA
- the cmr3 gene encoding type III-B CRISPR module-associated protein Cmr3, with protein MSEKILRILGLDTLLFRDGRPFSNEPGAFSARTLTVPLPGTIAGFLRTRLGNRMKGAWNPDKSAEVLKIPVSGPILHLNSSPMFHTPADALIYCDEKGGNKGKVMCLRPIPMKELDGTNIPDGMRPMDVLEDVKPEPDYNLWTWQDMQKWLLYSYGTTFPVPTKIQGLPIEERVHVEISDVGTSEEGKLFSAQFLSFEHHIWKADEKKHDKWSLIARIETERDDLTGVGQLGGENRSAIVELAEAGHWPPCPDDLKKKLESAKLVRMVLATPAVFACGWKPGWLAPNLTGSPPSASSCKLKLIAAAIKRREPVSGWDYLKRGPKAVRWMVPAGSVYFFEVEGNSDMPVQDLWLKSVSDELSQDGYGLALWGIWNDNNQEK; from the coding sequence ATGAGTGAGAAGATTCTTCGCATACTCGGACTTGATACGTTGTTATTCCGGGACGGGCGTCCATTTTCGAATGAGCCTGGCGCATTCAGCGCAAGGACGCTGACAGTTCCCTTGCCGGGAACGATTGCAGGTTTCTTACGGACGCGCCTTGGCAACAGGATGAAAGGTGCATGGAACCCGGACAAATCTGCTGAGGTGCTCAAGATTCCAGTATCAGGCCCCATCTTACACCTGAATAGCTCCCCTATGTTTCATACCCCAGCCGATGCACTCATCTACTGCGATGAGAAAGGTGGCAACAAGGGCAAGGTCATGTGCTTGCGACCTATACCCATGAAGGAACTAGATGGAACGAATATTCCTGACGGGATGCGGCCGATGGACGTGCTGGAGGATGTAAAACCAGAACCGGACTACAATCTCTGGACTTGGCAAGACATGCAGAAGTGGTTGCTGTATTCTTACGGGACGACCTTTCCGGTGCCAACGAAAATTCAAGGTTTGCCTATTGAGGAACGAGTGCACGTTGAGATTTCAGATGTTGGAACGAGTGAGGAGGGTAAACTCTTCAGCGCGCAGTTTCTCAGCTTCGAGCACCACATTTGGAAAGCGGATGAGAAAAAGCACGATAAGTGGTCACTGATTGCAAGGATCGAGACAGAGCGTGATGATCTCACCGGAGTTGGTCAACTCGGCGGAGAAAACAGGTCTGCAATTGTGGAGCTTGCTGAAGCAGGACATTGGCCGCCATGCCCGGATGACCTAAAGAAGAAGCTCGAATCTGCCAAGCTTGTTCGTATGGTCCTTGCTACGCCTGCAGTTTTTGCCTGCGGCTGGAAACCAGGATGGCTCGCTCCAAATTTGACTGGTTCTCCACCGTCTGCTTCAAGCTGTAAACTTAAACTTATTGCCGCAGCTATCAAGCGGCGCGAACCTGTCAGCGGATGGGATTATCTGAAAAGGGGGCCGAAAGCAGTGCGCTGGATGGTGCCGGCCGGTTCAGTCTATTTCTTTGAAGTCGAGGGAAACTCTGACATGCCTGTTCAAGACCTGTGGTTGAAATCTGTAAGTGATGAATTGTCACAAGATGGGTATGGGCTTGCCTTATGGGGAATTTGGAATGATAACAATCAGGAGAAATGA
- the cmr4 gene encoding type III-B CRISPR module RAMP protein Cmr4 — protein sequence MSTKAKLLYLHAITPVHSGTGQAAEVIDQPIARQKATGWPMIPASSLKGVLRDLVKTKDEQKANELFGDIEKAGPIVFGDQRILCLPVRSFFGTFAYVSCPCILKRLERDLTAIGVPQAFVVKNAEVVDSNDSLKILLPKDNSVLVSGSKVYLEDLDLTIDSRKEVGDIADKIAQVLFPSDGKEFTARFAIVSDEVFNFLSETATEVQARVALEDDTKVVRKGGLWYEEAVPAEAIFCGPVLVADYYTEKETILQKFNAALKSELKQPASENTQPITIQIGGNASVGRGLCRVVIA from the coding sequence ATGAGCACAAAAGCCAAGCTACTGTATCTTCACGCAATCACTCCAGTCCATTCTGGTACAGGACAAGCAGCAGAAGTGATTGACCAACCGATAGCAAGACAAAAGGCTACAGGTTGGCCGATGATTCCCGCCAGCAGTCTGAAAGGAGTGCTTCGCGATTTGGTCAAAACAAAGGATGAACAGAAGGCAAATGAGTTGTTCGGTGATATCGAAAAAGCCGGACCAATCGTGTTCGGAGATCAGCGAATTCTCTGTTTGCCTGTACGCAGCTTCTTCGGTACGTTTGCCTATGTCAGTTGCCCATGCATATTGAAGCGATTGGAACGCGACCTAACAGCGATTGGAGTGCCCCAAGCGTTTGTCGTCAAGAACGCTGAAGTTGTGGATTCCAACGATTCACTAAAAATCCTCTTGCCAAAAGACAATAGCGTTTTGGTGAGTGGGAGCAAGGTGTATCTTGAGGACTTGGACTTGACCATTGACAGTCGAAAGGAAGTGGGGGACATCGCGGACAAGATAGCGCAAGTTCTATTTCCCAGCGATGGCAAGGAGTTTACTGCCCGCTTTGCAATCGTGTCGGACGAAGTGTTCAACTTTCTGAGCGAGACTGCCACAGAAGTACAAGCGAGAGTTGCTCTCGAGGACGATACCAAGGTCGTCCGAAAAGGCGGGCTTTGGTATGAGGAGGCAGTGCCAGCCGAGGCGATTTTCTGTGGACCAGTCCTTGTCGCTGACTACTACACAGAGAAGGAAACCATTCTGCAAAAGTTTAATGCAGCGTTGAAATCGGAACTGAAACAGCCGGCGTCAGAGAACACGCAACCAATCACGATTCAAATTGGCGGTAACGCGTCGGTTGGTCGCGGACTCTGCCGGGTGGTGATCGCATGA
- the cmr5 gene encoding type III-B CRISPR module-associated protein Cmr5, with translation MKTRAQRHLELASELVLKVAQKYPQEDNKVRKTYGSLCHSFPVMVRTCGLCQAVAFSKAKAAGDDSRIADAHRLLLEHLGELLHAVNSAISKDDVVSPIRSASATVYMLYTRQILTSWIYFKRFAESILKVQAGENEQP, from the coding sequence ATGAAAACGAGAGCACAGAGACACCTTGAGCTTGCTTCAGAACTTGTTTTAAAGGTTGCTCAGAAGTACCCACAAGAGGATAACAAGGTAAGGAAGACGTATGGCAGCCTATGCCACAGTTTTCCGGTGATGGTCCGAACGTGCGGCCTATGTCAGGCAGTAGCCTTCTCGAAGGCGAAAGCTGCAGGCGATGATAGCCGTATCGCAGATGCTCATCGGCTTCTTCTCGAACACCTGGGAGAACTCTTGCACGCCGTTAATTCGGCAATTAGCAAGGACGACGTGGTCTCTCCGATTCGGAGTGCAAGTGCCACAGTCTACATGCTCTACACGCGCCAGATTCTCACCTCTTGGATATATTTCAAGCGTTTCGCTGAATCTATTCTTAAGGTGCAGGCAGGGGAGAACGAACAACCATGA
- the cmr6 gene encoding type III-B CRISPR module RAMP protein Cmr6, which yields MTQLPSTAIRACRSALDDLNVDPERAHAGLTLDRYFLAHKPTDKKQRQEMKEKPEETVLETVSGIQVNDTYHTVFGRWQNMLKQQFCETLSMELVSSLAVGLGNESPLEAGLRVHHTYGMPIIPGSAIKGMCLRGARILKDQGKLDEAQLRLLFGNTKSASCFVFWDAWYDPGSPEGKPFHRDVITVHHPDYYQKKKDAWPTDFDDPTPVPFLVVRPSARFLFAISAQNKEWGEYAKNLLVWCLQNLGVGGKTNAGYGYFQTSGSDKKKTSSFQAGSKNKERSHPPVFDEKVVKGKVVPAKVLSSEAGKVTVRLHITNPLDMTFTYQAGIQPDTWILVEVANVDKRGKPIHITFKQYL from the coding sequence ATGACCCAACTACCATCAACAGCAATACGAGCGTGCCGCTCGGCTCTTGATGACTTGAACGTCGACCCTGAGCGCGCACATGCGGGCCTGACACTGGACCGGTACTTTCTCGCACACAAGCCGACCGACAAAAAGCAGCGGCAGGAGATGAAGGAGAAGCCCGAAGAAACAGTCTTAGAGACGGTTTCCGGAATCCAAGTGAATGATACATATCATACAGTGTTCGGGAGGTGGCAGAACATGCTAAAGCAACAATTCTGCGAAACCCTTAGCATGGAACTTGTTTCTTCACTTGCAGTTGGCCTCGGAAACGAAAGCCCGCTTGAGGCTGGACTGAGAGTTCATCACACCTATGGCATGCCCATCATACCGGGTTCGGCTATCAAGGGGATGTGCCTCCGAGGTGCACGAATTTTGAAAGACCAAGGGAAACTTGACGAAGCGCAGTTACGGCTTCTCTTTGGTAATACAAAGAGTGCTTCCTGCTTTGTTTTCTGGGATGCGTGGTACGATCCCGGCAGCCCCGAAGGGAAACCCTTCCATCGCGATGTCATTACAGTTCATCATCCTGATTACTATCAGAAAAAGAAGGATGCTTGGCCCACCGACTTTGACGACCCGACACCGGTGCCATTTCTTGTTGTGCGACCTAGTGCACGGTTTCTCTTTGCGATCAGTGCACAGAACAAGGAGTGGGGGGAGTACGCGAAAAACCTGCTTGTGTGGTGCTTGCAGAACCTTGGCGTTGGAGGGAAAACCAACGCGGGGTACGGGTACTTCCAGACAAGTGGTTCCGACAAAAAGAAAACGAGCAGTTTCCAGGCCGGCAGCAAGAACAAGGAGAGGAGCCATCCGCCAGTCTTTGATGAAAAGGTTGTCAAGGGCAAAGTTGTCCCCGCCAAGGTGCTTAGCAGTGAAGCTGGCAAAGTTACTGTCAGGCTGCACATCACGAACCCTCTTGACATGACGTTCACCTATCAGGCAGGCATTCAACCAGACACATGGATACTTGTGGAAGTGGCAAACGTTGACAAGCGGGGAAAACCTATCCACATCACATTTAAGCAATACCTTTAG
- a CDS encoding SAVED domain-containing protein — protein sequence MNWWEYIGNTANIIQIISAIPLAVGAWLLFTRARRYKRKLEETEKTLSAKPMGLVLSVSGMDVTEQVRQWLHKNVGTMDIETYHKPGGVTRENIGQFMTDILKVKSEMTRKGVTEVHLFLMAPVAFGAAVGAILDNWVQVKVYHLNREKNEYEYWTYLHKGFIPGLDDSLLKEIGE from the coding sequence ATGAATTGGTGGGAATACATCGGAAATACGGCGAACATCATTCAAATCATCTCGGCAATTCCGCTGGCGGTCGGTGCATGGTTGTTGTTCACTCGCGCACGCCGGTACAAGCGAAAGCTCGAAGAGACGGAGAAAACACTCAGTGCGAAACCCATGGGCTTAGTGCTGTCAGTGAGTGGAATGGATGTTACCGAGCAAGTGAGACAGTGGCTCCACAAGAACGTCGGTACAATGGATATCGAAACGTATCACAAGCCAGGTGGGGTTACAAGAGAGAATATTGGTCAATTCATGACAGATATTCTCAAAGTTAAATCGGAGATGACACGCAAGGGCGTTACCGAAGTTCATCTTTTCTTGATGGCCCCAGTTGCTTTCGGAGCTGCTGTGGGTGCGATTCTTGATAACTGGGTCCAAGTAAAAGTCTATCATCTCAACCGGGAAAAGAACGAGTACGAGTATTGGACGTATCTGCATAAAGGGTTTATCCCAGGACTTGATGACTCGTTGCTAAAGGAAATCGGCGAATAG